The following are encoded in a window of Gramella sp. MT6 genomic DNA:
- a CDS encoding Pycsar system effector family protein, producing the protein MNNLIEKADKFVEELFKEKLPNTFIYHNYQHTQRVVKSTKELIDNSEINVKEEEALMLAAWLHDTGYIHTYKGHEQKSAEIAEAFLKDNNATQELIDKVKKYILATNFSKIPECLGEKIIRDADSSHFGKKYFEETSELLRQELELHNVKHFTNAEWLEENILVFTEKHQYYTDYAIKEWEPKKEENLLELIESKNKQQKKLKKEEHKARMKAKYKNENPERSIQTLYRTTLRNHIKLSDIADTKANILLSVNAIIISLAIADMIPKLEAASNKHLLVPTLILILFSVASIILSIMSTRPNITSGEFTREQVKKREVNLLFFGNYHKMPFDQFKWAMGELIKDKDYVYEMLTLDLHLLGKVLHRKYYLLRLTYTVFMSGIIISVLAYILSFYLM; encoded by the coding sequence ATGAATAATCTCATAGAGAAAGCTGATAAATTTGTTGAAGAATTATTTAAAGAAAAACTGCCGAACACCTTTATATATCATAACTACCAGCATACACAGCGTGTGGTTAAAAGTACTAAAGAATTAATCGATAATTCTGAAATTAATGTTAAAGAGGAAGAGGCGCTAATGCTAGCGGCATGGCTGCATGACACAGGATACATTCATACCTATAAAGGCCACGAACAGAAAAGTGCCGAAATAGCTGAAGCTTTCTTAAAAGACAATAATGCCACCCAAGAACTAATAGACAAGGTCAAGAAATACATTCTTGCCACCAATTTTTCAAAGATTCCCGAATGTTTAGGCGAAAAGATCATTCGTGATGCAGACTCCTCTCATTTTGGCAAAAAATATTTCGAGGAAACCAGTGAACTTCTTAGGCAGGAGTTGGAACTCCATAACGTGAAGCATTTCACAAATGCAGAATGGCTGGAAGAGAATATTCTTGTATTTACTGAAAAGCACCAGTACTATACAGATTATGCTATAAAAGAATGGGAACCAAAGAAGGAGGAAAATCTCCTTGAACTTATTGAAAGCAAGAACAAACAGCAGAAAAAGCTTAAAAAAGAGGAGCATAAAGCTCGCATGAAGGCTAAATATAAAAATGAAAATCCTGAAAGAAGTATTCAAACTCTTTACAGAACTACTTTAAGGAATCATATAAAACTTAGCGATATTGCAGATACCAAAGCGAATATCCTTCTTTCAGTTAATGCTATTATCATTTCCCTTGCAATTGCAGATATGATCCCAAAGTTGGAAGCAGCATCTAACAAACATCTTCTGGTTCCTACTCTAATCCTTATACTATTTAGTGTAGCATCGATCATTCTTTCAATTATGTCTACGCGCCCAAATATTACCAGCGGTGAATTTACAAGGGAACAGGTAAAGAAAAGAGAAGTAAACCTTCTGTTCTTCGGGAATTACCATAAAATGCCTTTCGACCAGTTTAAATGGGCAATGGGAGAACTAATCAAAGACAAGGATTATGTCTACGAAATGCTGACCCTGGATTTACACCTCCTGGGTAAAGTTCTACATAGAAAATATTATTTGCTAAGGCTTACTTATACAGTTTTTATGTCGGGAATTATAATTTCTGTCCTGGCTTACATCTTATCATTTTATCTAATGTAA
- a CDS encoding TlpA disulfide reductase family protein, with translation MRKIALLIFGFALILTGCQEDKGYYLSGTIDGIEDGKKVYISERDETTSSLKPVDTAVIKDGKFEIDLEDPDQPGLSFLRFEGVNGNVVFITENQKISFDIDKDSIRNTKISGGKENKALAEYLDHLKELNQRMVDMQKEMRQAAMEKDTAKLNSLREAQAEIRDNDKNYKEELFNRNKDSYVSVMLLMDMLNMRSHSSPEVREMYSEISERLKETPLAKTLKETLDNNLAAEVGSKAPAFTAPTPDGEQLSLEDNLGKVTVVDFWAAWCKPCRVENPNLVRTYNKYKDQGLNIISVSLDRPGQKDKWLKAIEEDNLEQWKHVSNLKFWNEPVAKQYRVNAIPATFVLDENGIIVAKNLRGDALSNKIGELLQ, from the coding sequence ATGAGAAAAATAGCATTATTGATTTTTGGTTTCGCTTTAATTTTAACAGGATGCCAGGAAGATAAGGGCTACTACCTTAGCGGAACTATAGATGGAATTGAGGACGGTAAAAAGGTCTACATTTCAGAAAGAGATGAAACAACCAGCAGTCTTAAACCAGTTGACACCGCGGTCATTAAAGATGGAAAATTCGAAATTGATTTGGAAGATCCGGATCAACCAGGCTTGAGCTTCTTAAGATTTGAAGGAGTTAATGGGAATGTGGTATTTATTACTGAAAACCAGAAGATCAGTTTCGATATAGATAAAGACAGTATCAGAAACACGAAGATTAGTGGTGGTAAAGAAAATAAGGCCTTAGCTGAATATCTTGATCATTTAAAGGAGCTTAATCAAAGAATGGTAGATATGCAAAAAGAAATGCGCCAGGCTGCTATGGAAAAAGACACTGCTAAACTTAATAGTCTCAGAGAAGCACAGGCTGAAATAAGAGATAACGATAAGAATTACAAGGAAGAACTATTCAATCGTAATAAAGATTCCTATGTTTCTGTGATGTTGTTGATGGATATGCTAAATATGAGATCTCATTCTTCCCCTGAAGTTAGAGAGATGTATTCTGAAATTTCAGAAAGGTTGAAAGAAACTCCATTAGCTAAAACTTTAAAGGAAACACTGGATAATAATCTTGCTGCTGAAGTAGGAAGTAAAGCTCCTGCATTTACTGCTCCTACTCCAGATGGTGAACAGTTATCACTTGAAGATAATCTTGGTAAAGTGACTGTAGTAGATTTTTGGGCAGCGTGGTGCAAGCCTTGTAGAGTAGAAAATCCAAATCTTGTTAGAACTTACAACAAGTATAAGGATCAGGGATTGAATATAATTAGTGTTTCGCTAGACAGACCTGGTCAGAAAGATAAATGGCTGAAGGCAATTGAAGAAGACAACCTTGAGCAATGGAAGCACGTTTCAAATCTTAAGTTCTGGAATGAGCCTGTCGCGAAGCAATATAGAGTAAATGCTATACCCGCAACTTTTGTGCTTGACGAGAACGGGATCATTGTTGCAAAAAATCTTCGAGGTGATGCCCTTTCAAATAAAATTGGAGAATTACTTCAGTAA
- a CDS encoding SIMPL domain-containing protein (The SIMPL domain is named for its presence in mouse protein SIMPL (signalling molecule that associates with mouse pelle-like kinase). Bacterial member BP26, from Brucella, was shown to assemble into a channel-like structure, while YggE from E. coli has been associated with resistance to oxidative stress.) — translation MKKMIFFIALTAVLPVLAQQSKEVPVVNVTGEGVVKVEPDEVLIKSRIEHEGSSAAEVKKQNDAVVDKVISYLKSQGVEEKDIQTDYVNLNKRYDYNDKTYSFVANQAISITLHDIKDYEKIMKGLLENGLNRIDGIQFKSSEMEKYEKEARKLAVLDAQSRAKELAEPLGQEIGKAITISEMDYNNFQPVYRMDEAVEMSAAKGSQQTIAPGELEIKIKVSVGFELK, via the coding sequence ATGAAAAAAATGATATTCTTTATTGCTCTAACCGCCGTTTTACCGGTTTTAGCTCAGCAAAGCAAGGAAGTGCCCGTAGTAAACGTAACCGGAGAGGGTGTTGTAAAAGTTGAACCAGACGAAGTTCTTATAAAATCAAGAATAGAACATGAAGGTTCCTCTGCTGCTGAGGTGAAAAAACAGAATGACGCGGTTGTCGACAAGGTTATAAGTTACTTGAAATCTCAGGGCGTGGAGGAAAAAGATATTCAAACAGATTATGTGAACCTCAATAAACGCTACGATTATAATGACAAAACATATAGTTTCGTCGCAAATCAAGCAATTTCAATCACTCTTCATGATATTAAAGATTATGAGAAAATAATGAAAGGGCTTTTGGAAAATGGATTGAATCGAATAGATGGAATTCAATTTAAATCTTCCGAAATGGAGAAATATGAAAAGGAAGCCAGGAAATTAGCGGTTTTGGATGCTCAATCACGGGCTAAAGAACTTGCTGAACCTCTAGGTCAGGAAATAGGGAAAGCGATAACTATTAGTGAAATGGATTATAATAATTTTCAGCCAGTGTATCGGATGGATGAAGCTGTAGAAATGAGTGCTGCTAAAGGCAGCCAGCAAACTATAGCTCCGGGGGAATTAGAGATCAAGATCAAAGTAAGTGTTGGTTTTGAGTTGAAATAA
- a CDS encoding GAF domain-containing protein gives MTQQLKEFPLEIKISFHKVIEQYQKEVKEIESSISKNYMEDMLNYISDYPELSEGFQDLDLLKKYREPIKILLDDLFPNILTNNEIKAASVPFHDILFNKSKRLKQILKKAGDDFQLTFRNTDDELIYIYACIQILKHCYGYTMDISRPLYYDIPDEQGIRRHYRVAMNADFVEIIKKDSAPEITQEDVDKLLQNVDDLKLWKEKIPPNSYIFKGFTIVNLTDVTIDDAISELKTTLLFEEVNETEELQKLQEIFRSIYKISDLRVGFTVFNRRDMVFERMDNEEATSFILDQKLVNDCDTGICERGFQKLIDENAYFTISNVDDYIKDNDNLLAKNLKKNNVKSCLLAPIAKNGKLLGVLELVSQRKNELNSINAIKLDDILPYIVTTVERNRNDFENRVKAVIQSECTSIHPSVLWVFEKEAKKFIRDLDKDGLASFKDITFKDVFPLYGQIDIVASSEARNEAIKRDLLDQLDIILDIIEKAYKIEELPIYDQVKYRISDFREELLDTLNASSEQKVFNLLQKEVNPLMSHLKKQSDEIKNLVDDYSKMLNPETGLVYNHRKKYDDTVQQINRTMSRYIDKKQIQAQEIYPHYFERYKTDGVDHNMYIGASMANKRPFNKVYLFNLRLWQLSTMCEMENRFYQLQENTPIKLEAASLILVYNSTMSIRYRMDEKKFDVDGTYNARYEIIKKRIDKAFVKGTEERVTQKGKMTIVYSQGSDEREYLQYIKYLQAKSYFGDEVELLELEDVQGVVGLKAIRVNILYTPDSNHPEKVINYEDLMEELH, from the coding sequence ATGACGCAGCAATTAAAAGAGTTTCCTTTAGAGATAAAGATCAGTTTTCATAAAGTGATCGAGCAATATCAGAAGGAAGTTAAAGAGATAGAAAGCAGTATATCCAAAAACTACATGGAGGATATGCTTAATTATATTTCAGATTATCCCGAGCTTTCAGAAGGTTTTCAGGATCTTGATCTTTTGAAAAAATACAGGGAACCTATTAAGATCCTGCTGGATGACCTTTTCCCAAATATTCTTACTAACAATGAAATTAAGGCCGCTTCGGTACCTTTTCATGATATCCTTTTCAATAAATCTAAAAGGCTGAAGCAGATTTTGAAGAAAGCAGGAGATGATTTTCAACTGACTTTTCGAAATACCGATGATGAACTTATTTATATCTATGCCTGTATTCAGATATTAAAGCATTGCTATGGTTATACTATGGATATTTCCAGGCCATTATATTATGATATTCCAGATGAACAGGGTATACGAAGGCATTACAGAGTGGCGATGAATGCAGATTTCGTGGAAATCATCAAAAAAGATAGTGCGCCAGAGATCACTCAGGAAGATGTAGACAAGTTGCTTCAAAATGTGGATGATCTCAAATTATGGAAAGAGAAGATACCACCTAATAGCTATATTTTTAAAGGATTTACTATTGTTAATCTAACCGATGTTACTATTGATGATGCGATCTCTGAATTAAAAACCACCTTATTATTTGAGGAGGTAAATGAGACCGAAGAGCTGCAGAAACTTCAGGAAATATTCAGGTCTATCTACAAGATCTCAGATCTCAGGGTAGGATTTACCGTTTTTAACCGTAGAGATATGGTTTTTGAAAGGATGGATAATGAGGAAGCTACCAGTTTTATTCTGGATCAAAAACTTGTTAATGATTGTGATACTGGAATATGTGAACGTGGATTTCAGAAGCTGATTGACGAAAACGCCTATTTTACTATCTCTAATGTGGATGATTATATTAAGGATAATGATAATCTTCTGGCTAAAAACCTTAAAAAGAATAATGTAAAAAGTTGCCTTCTAGCTCCAATTGCTAAAAATGGAAAGCTATTAGGTGTACTAGAACTGGTTTCTCAGAGAAAGAATGAGCTAAATAGTATTAATGCGATCAAGTTGGATGATATTTTGCCTTATATAGTTACGACGGTTGAAAGAAATCGTAATGATTTCGAGAACCGGGTTAAAGCTGTTATTCAAAGTGAATGTACTTCTATTCACCCCAGCGTGCTTTGGGTCTTTGAAAAGGAAGCCAAAAAATTTATACGGGATCTTGATAAAGATGGTCTGGCATCATTTAAAGATATTACCTTTAAGGATGTATTTCCATTATATGGTCAGATAGATATCGTGGCCTCTTCTGAAGCGCGAAATGAAGCCATTAAAAGGGATCTTCTGGATCAATTAGATATCATTCTTGATATTATTGAAAAAGCCTATAAGATCGAAGAATTACCCATTTATGATCAGGTAAAATACAGGATTTCAGATTTTAGGGAAGAGCTATTAGATACCTTGAATGCCAGTAGCGAACAAAAGGTTTTCAATTTGCTGCAGAAAGAGGTGAATCCTCTTATGAGCCACTTGAAAAAGCAATCTGATGAGATCAAAAATCTTGTTGACGATTATTCTAAAATGCTTAATCCTGAAACCGGGTTGGTATATAATCACCGAAAAAAGTATGATGATACTGTGCAACAGATAAATCGTACCATGTCGAGATATATTGATAAAAAGCAGATTCAGGCTCAGGAAATATATCCACATTATTTTGAAAGATATAAAACAGATGGCGTAGACCATAATATGTATATAGGCGCTTCCATGGCCAATAAGAGGCCATTTAATAAGGTTTATTTATTCAATCTAAGGCTGTGGCAATTAAGCACCATGTGTGAAATGGAAAATCGTTTCTACCAGTTACAGGAAAATACCCCTATAAAACTCGAAGCAGCTTCTTTAATCCTTGTTTATAACAGTACGATGTCTATTCGATATAGAATGGATGAAAAGAAATTTGATGTTGATGGCACCTATAATGCCAGGTACGAGATCATTAAAAAACGTATCGATAAAGCTTTTGTAAAAGGAACTGAGGAGCGGGTCACTCAAAAAGGGAAAATGACCATTGTTTATTCCCAGGGTAGTGACGAGAGAGAGTATTTACAATACATAAAGTATCTTCAGGCAAAAAGTTATTTTGGTGATGAAGTGGAATTATTAGAGCTTGAAGATGTTCAGGGTGTGGTTGGATTGAAAGCTATCCGGGTAAATATACTATATACCCCAGATAGCAATCATCCTGAAAAAGTTATAAATTATGAAGATCTAATGGAAGAATTACATTAG
- a CDS encoding lipid A biosynthesis acyltransferase, producing the protein MQGLVFWLIYPILWLVSILPFRLFYLFSDAVFFLVYHIIGYRKKTVRENLELVFPEKSEKEIKRIQKAFYSHMCDMFLEMIKSISISEKEIEKRFTFTNVEYLRKLESLDKSLVIMLGHYASYEWINALQLYGLKYKTYGIYKPIKNKRFDTLVKKIRGRFGGTLISTRQTTDVIRYNQENGILGNYAMIADQSPKLSRAKHWLHFMGIRVPVFEGSDRLARKLDMAVVYLHVEKVGRGYYEATLKPITEKAPAEPENAITKKFFEYLEEQIYKKPEYYLWTHKRWKHRNEPIPKNAEVID; encoded by the coding sequence ATGCAAGGATTAGTTTTCTGGTTGATCTACCCTATCCTATGGCTGGTTTCCATTCTGCCTTTCCGGTTATTTTATTTGTTCTCTGATGCGGTCTTTTTTCTTGTATATCACATTATTGGATATCGAAAAAAAACAGTTCGTGAAAACCTTGAGCTGGTTTTTCCTGAAAAATCTGAGAAGGAAATAAAAAGAATTCAAAAGGCATTCTATAGCCATATGTGTGATATGTTCCTCGAGATGATCAAAAGTATCTCGATCTCTGAAAAGGAAATCGAAAAGCGCTTCACCTTTACTAATGTGGAATACCTGCGAAAATTAGAAAGCCTGGATAAGAGTCTTGTAATAATGCTAGGCCATTATGCCAGTTATGAATGGATAAATGCCTTACAGCTATATGGTCTGAAATACAAGACCTATGGAATATATAAACCAATCAAGAATAAACGGTTTGATACTCTTGTGAAAAAAATCAGGGGAAGATTTGGGGGCACCTTAATATCAACTCGCCAAACAACAGATGTTATAAGGTATAACCAGGAAAACGGGATACTCGGCAATTATGCCATGATCGCCGACCAGTCACCTAAACTAAGCCGGGCAAAACATTGGCTTCACTTTATGGGAATAAGAGTTCCTGTATTCGAAGGTTCAGACAGACTTGCCCGAAAACTGGATATGGCCGTAGTTTATCTGCATGTTGAGAAAGTTGGGCGTGGATATTATGAAGCAACCCTTAAGCCTATCACAGAAAAAGCTCCGGCTGAACCTGAGAATGCGATCACAAAAAAATTCTTTGAATACCTTGAAGAGCAGATCTATAAAAAACCGGAATATTATCTATGGACCCATAAACGATGGAAACATCGCAATGAGCCCATTCCTAAAAATGCTGAAGTTATAGATTAA
- the glmM gene encoding phosphoglucosamine mutase, producing the protein MTLIKSISGIRGTIGGRTGENLTPVDTVKFAAAYGTWLKEHSDKKKLKVVVGRDARISGKMIQELTMNTLTGLGIDVIDLGLSTTPTVEVAVPLEKADGGIILTASHNPKQWNALKLLNSKGEFLDGEAGANILEIAEKEGFNFSEVDELGEISVIDDYIDRHIDEVLKLKLVDADKVAKANLKVAVDAVNSTGGIAIPALLKRMGVEVIELYCEPNGHFPHNPEPLKEHLKDICELVKKEKADFGIVVDPDVDRLAFIDENGEMFGEEYTLVACADYVLSKTPGNTVSNLSSSRALRDITQKHNGSYEASAVGEVNVVQLMKDNEAIIGGEGNGGIIYPEAHYGRDSLVGSALFLTYLAENGKKVSEIRKEYPSYFMSKNKIELTPGLDVDGILKSVEERHAQEEITTVDGVKIDFPENWVHLRKSNTEPIIRIYTEAKSQQEADDLAQKMIKEIQDIIS; encoded by the coding sequence ATGACATTAATAAAATCTATTTCCGGAATTAGAGGAACAATTGGAGGAAGAACAGGAGAGAATTTAACTCCTGTAGATACTGTAAAATTTGCTGCAGCATATGGCACCTGGCTGAAAGAACATTCAGATAAGAAAAAACTTAAGGTGGTTGTTGGTAGGGATGCCAGGATTTCCGGTAAAATGATACAGGAGCTTACCATGAATACTTTAACTGGGCTGGGGATAGATGTTATCGATCTGGGATTGTCTACTACACCAACGGTGGAAGTGGCAGTTCCTCTGGAAAAAGCAGATGGTGGAATAATTCTAACCGCAAGTCATAATCCTAAACAATGGAATGCCCTGAAACTTTTGAATAGTAAGGGTGAATTTTTGGATGGTGAAGCAGGAGCTAATATTCTTGAGATTGCAGAGAAGGAAGGTTTTAATTTTTCTGAAGTTGATGAACTTGGTGAAATTTCTGTAATTGATGACTATATTGATAGGCATATTGATGAAGTTTTAAAGCTTAAACTTGTAGATGCAGATAAAGTAGCCAAAGCGAATTTAAAGGTGGCCGTAGACGCAGTGAATTCAACAGGAGGAATCGCTATTCCTGCCTTGTTAAAGCGTATGGGAGTAGAGGTTATCGAACTATATTGCGAACCAAATGGTCATTTTCCTCACAATCCCGAACCTTTGAAGGAGCATCTGAAAGATATCTGTGAATTGGTGAAAAAAGAAAAAGCAGATTTCGGAATTGTAGTAGATCCAGATGTAGACAGGCTGGCTTTTATAGATGAGAATGGTGAAATGTTTGGTGAAGAGTATACTCTTGTGGCGTGCGCAGATTATGTGCTGTCTAAAACGCCCGGAAATACGGTAAGTAATTTATCTTCTTCCAGAGCGCTTCGCGATATTACCCAAAAACATAATGGAAGTTATGAAGCCAGTGCCGTGGGAGAAGTGAATGTGGTTCAGCTTATGAAAGATAATGAAGCCATTATAGGAGGAGAAGGTAATGGAGGAATTATTTATCCTGAAGCTCATTATGGTAGGGATAGCCTGGTAGGTTCAGCTCTTTTTCTTACCTATTTGGCTGAAAACGGTAAAAAAGTCTCTGAAATTAGAAAAGAATACCCATCTTATTTCATGAGCAAAAATAAGATCGAATTAACTCCAGGTCTTGACGTAGATGGTATTTTGAAATCGGTTGAAGAAAGACATGCCCAGGAGGAGATTACTACGGTAGACGGAGTAAAGATCGATTTTCCGGAAAATTGGGTTCATCTTAGAAAATCAAATACCGAGCCTATTATCAGGATATATACCGAAGCGAAATCGCAGCAGGAGGCAGATGATCTTGCTCAGAAAATGATCAAGGAGATCCAGGATATAATTTCTTAA
- a CDS encoding rhomboid family intramembrane serine protease, giving the protein MGELSLATLVVIAVNVLVSFKGFSDQSFFNKYKFNISDIKQGSKFQIFTSGFLHVDTGHLFVNMLTLYFFANVLIYNLGAIAFIVIYLGSLLLGNLLSYFFHKDDYNYTAVGASGAVMGVLYSAILLQPDMTLGLFFVIPVPAYVFGIGYLLYTIYGMKRRTDNIGHDAHFGGATGGYLITMLFAPWVFETHLLMVVLLAIPIVILFFLQRTGRI; this is encoded by the coding sequence ATGGGAGAATTAAGCCTTGCAACGCTCGTTGTGATTGCCGTGAACGTTCTGGTTTCATTTAAAGGTTTTAGTGATCAATCTTTTTTCAATAAATACAAATTCAATATTTCAGATATAAAGCAAGGGTCTAAATTTCAGATCTTTACTTCTGGATTTTTACATGTAGATACTGGCCATCTATTCGTAAATATGTTAACCCTTTACTTTTTCGCCAATGTCCTTATCTATAATTTAGGTGCAATCGCCTTTATCGTAATTTATCTTGGTAGCTTATTACTAGGGAATCTGCTTTCTTATTTTTTTCACAAAGATGACTATAATTATACGGCCGTTGGAGCTAGTGGAGCTGTAATGGGAGTGCTATACTCAGCGATCTTATTACAACCTGATATGACCCTAGGTCTATTTTTTGTGATTCCCGTGCCGGCCTATGTATTTGGTATTGGTTATTTATTGTATACCATTTACGGGATGAAGCGAAGAACAGACAACATTGGTCACGATGCGCATTTTGGTGGTGCTACCGGTGGGTATCTAATAACTATGCTTTTTGCACCCTGGGTTTTTGAAACACATCTTTTAATGGTGGTTCTTCTTGCCATACCTATTGTGATATTATTTTTTCTACAAAGAACCGGCCGAATCTAG